A region of Antedon mediterranea chromosome 8, ecAntMedi1.1, whole genome shotgun sequence DNA encodes the following proteins:
- the LOC140057817 gene encoding CMP-N-acetylneuraminate-beta-1,4-galactoside alpha-2,3-sialyltransferase-like — protein MLEKKRLCRCAVLIGFVCLGIVVVTNIFFIHPEVGINSLPKSEEHGERIWEQRLIEKESEVNHQDLIRQELLEQSSTCSPNKARNRLFNLFGDTKFDLSMKIFLDEKYNDTEENVRYPPPFGMKGAEANLDKVFKIITERGVPYNIAKKACRRCIVVGNGGILSKRKLGQVIDNYDVVIRMNDAPLDKYKVDVGGKTTFRFMYPEGAYVAPGSYHKNSTIVFMTFKPLDLQWLETMLNKEKLKSTKGFWKKIPMLLPKTASQVRIFNPSIIQELAFDILKLPINKGIMKKNVPTTGALAIMFSLRFCDEIALAGFGYNLKDPNSKLHYYDNNKVKIIAKSWTHNISDEQKFLRALAQFGVIHDITGGLLQKK, from the exons ATGCTAGAGAAAAAAAGACTGTGTCGGTGTGCTGTACTAATAGGTTTTGTATGCCTTGGTATCGTCGTGGTTACAAACATCTTCTTTATTCACCCTGAAGTTGGTATTAATTCTTTACCAAAAAGTGAAGAACATG GAGAGCGAATATGGGAACAACGACTAATTGAAAAAGAATCAGAAGTGAACCACCAAGATTTAATCAG GCAGGAATTGTTAGAACAAAGCTCAACATGTTCACCAAATAAAGCAAGAAATAGATTATTTAATCTTTTTGGAGATACAAA GTTTGATCTttcaatgaaaatatttttagatGAAAAATATAACGACACAGAAGAAAATGTAAGGTACCCACCACCTTTTGGTATGAAAGGAGCAG aagCAAATTTGGATAAAGTATTCAAAATTATAACAGAGAGAGGCGTTCCATACAATATAGCAAA AAAAGCTTGCCGACGTTGTATAGTTGTAGGCAATGGAGGCATTCTTTCAAAAAGAAAATTAGGTCAAGTTATTGATAATTATGATGTTGTAATTAG AATGAATGATGCTCCTCTTGATAAATATAAAGTAGATGTAGGAGGTAAAACAACGTTTCGTTTTATGTATCCAGAGGGCGCTTATGTAGCACCAGGAAGTTATCACAAGAACTCAACTATAGTGTTTATGACTTTTAAGCCCTTAGATTTACAATGGCTTGAAACAATGCTAAACAAAGAAAAATTA AAATCAACTAAAGGATTTTGGAAGAAAATACCGATGTTGCTTCCGAAAACTGCAAGTCAAGTTAGAATTTTTAACCCATCCATTATTCAAGAATTAGCATTTGATATTCTAAAGCTTCCAATTAACAAAGGAATTATGAAAAAG aATGTGCCAACAACTGGAGCTCTTGCCATAATGTTTTCACTTCGTTTCTGCGATGAGATCGCCCTCGCCGGTTTTGGTTACAATCTTAAAGATCCTAATTCTAAACTGCATTATTATGATAATAACAAAGTGAAGATAATCGCAAAGTCCTGGACTCATAACATAAGTGACGAACAAAAATTTCTTAGAGCATTGGCACAGTTTGGAGTTATACATGATATTACCGGCGGCTTGTTACAGAAGAAGTGA